One Elusimicrobiota bacterium genomic window carries:
- a CDS encoding polysaccharide biosynthesis tyrosine autokinase gives MITEDGASASQEADGSGGFDISYYASLLMRRSWIMLCAALLSGFWMGMKSSKMIPVYQATALILIDKEVSPRSYNEAVKSETAGEDYYQTQFKLLKSRSLLKKAYDSLGLMNTPQFAEPNGLDKLIGAVTVTPIRATRLINLTVDSDDPQLAARVSNAIAGIYVKQNMEDKLFISKQMLQNFFGRFGEESKSLETLPMVVKSPVVQQLYSNYDGLKFRLQELSQRYTSQHPDIVALKSQMRATQARIEEEVGKNVESMKAEFSGFMISNNVRIIDLAEVPQSPYKPNKKKMMTSAILAGLIIGCVMVLGLDYMDRNIYSQEDVEKVLRQAFLGFVPKSAAFRGDTGDDYRQLLISRDSFISDSIKNIRTMIGFAAAGQQMKRLLITSTHQSEGKSFLAINLAFVFTLVGEKVLLIEGDMRRPYLHKPFGLSTERGLTHFLAHGKDAAELSELVQKTDNPDLDVLVCGQIPPNPLELLSTPGIKALMGWAQAYYDRIIIDGTPIFPVSDALLWGREADAAVFVACFGSVNLSLAGKACNILKGSVPKILGVVINGVSRKTGYYGNYHYYRHYKTQPQENKAA, from the coding sequence ATGATCACCGAGGATGGGGCGAGCGCTTCCCAGGAGGCCGACGGGTCCGGGGGCTTCGACATAAGCTACTACGCGAGCCTTCTGATGCGCCGCTCCTGGATCATGCTCTGCGCGGCCCTTCTGTCGGGCTTCTGGATGGGGATGAAGTCCTCGAAGATGATCCCGGTCTACCAGGCCACGGCTCTCATCCTGATAGATAAGGAAGTGAGCCCCCGCAGCTACAACGAGGCGGTCAAATCCGAGACCGCGGGCGAAGACTATTATCAGACCCAGTTCAAGCTCCTCAAGAGCCGCAGCCTCCTCAAGAAGGCCTACGACAGCCTGGGCCTCATGAACACGCCGCAGTTTGCCGAGCCCAACGGCCTTGACAAGCTTATAGGCGCTGTGACCGTGACCCCGATCCGGGCCACGCGCCTGATCAACCTCACCGTGGATTCCGACGATCCCCAACTGGCCGCGCGCGTGAGCAACGCCATCGCCGGGATCTACGTCAAGCAGAACATGGAGGACAAGCTCTTCATATCCAAGCAGATGCTCCAGAATTTCTTCGGGCGCTTCGGCGAGGAATCCAAAAGCCTCGAAACCTTGCCCATGGTGGTCAAAAGCCCCGTGGTCCAGCAGCTTTACTCCAACTACGACGGCTTGAAGTTCCGGCTCCAGGAGCTGTCCCAGCGCTACACATCCCAGCACCCCGACATCGTGGCCTTGAAGTCTCAGATGAGGGCCACCCAGGCGCGCATCGAGGAGGAAGTCGGCAAGAACGTGGAGTCCATGAAGGCCGAGTTCTCGGGATTTATGATCAGCAACAACGTCCGCATCATAGACTTGGCCGAGGTTCCGCAGTCTCCGTATAAGCCCAACAAGAAGAAGATGATGACGAGCGCCATCCTCGCGGGCCTCATCATCGGCTGCGTCATGGTGCTGGGGCTCGACTACATGGACCGGAACATTTACTCCCAGGAGGACGTCGAGAAGGTCCTGCGCCAGGCGTTCCTCGGCTTCGTGCCCAAATCCGCGGCCTTCCGGGGCGACACCGGCGACGATTACCGCCAGCTCCTGATCTCACGGGATTCCTTCATCTCGGACTCCATCAAGAACATCAGGACCATGATCGGCTTCGCGGCCGCCGGGCAGCAGATGAAGAGACTCCTCATCACGAGCACCCACCAAAGCGAGGGGAAGTCATTCCTGGCGATCAATCTGGCGTTCGTCTTCACCTTGGTGGGGGAGAAGGTCCTCCTCATCGAGGGGGACATGAGGCGGCCCTACCTGCACAAGCCCTTCGGTCTTTCCACGGAGAGGGGGCTGACGCATTTCCTGGCCCACGGCAAGGATGCCGCCGAGCTCTCGGAGCTGGTCCAGAAGACGGACAATCCCGACTTGGACGTCCTGGTCTGCGGCCAGATACCCCCCAATCCCCTCGAGCTTCTGAGCACCCCGGGGATCAAGGCCTTGATGGGGTGGGCCCAGGCCTATTACGACCGCATCATCATAGACGGCACTCCGATTTTCCCGGTTTCGGACGCCCTGCTGTGGGGCCGCGAGGCCGACGCCGCGGTGTTCGTGGCGTGCTTTGGCAGCGTGAACTTGAGTCTGGCCGGAAAGGCCTGCAACATCCTGAAGGGAAGTGTTCCCAAGATCCTCGGCGTCGTGATCAACGGGGTTTCCCGCAAGACCGGCTATTACGGGAACTATCACTACTACCGCCACTACAAGACCCAGCCCCAAGAAAACAAGGCCGCATGA
- a CDS encoding polysaccharide biosynthesis protein gives MKITSNPKRMSVFFMDALIVLGGYWCAFLLRFDFNIDPENWAIMVRTAPFVLGAYLLGFKLFSLYRGIYYFSSFSDLINITKAVAFSALCSGALILFVLQGQFPRSVLILHPLLAYMGVGGLRFAIRWGKTFLNLPRFYSGPYRQVLIVGAGDLGESLLRQMLKTPELRYRVVGFVDDDAAKWGLNIHGYPVLGALKLIPNLLKRYHIDEIVIAITSQRGDIARSVVDVLQGLRRRPDLKIAPSLEEMLSPAGPSLALRRVRPADLLNRSVAKLDSAKISRFLDGKTILVTGSGGTIGAELCRQVAQYSPAKILLMEINATGLFYAESDLKKKCSAEIVPILGSIRDQKLLEQVFSRHKPQVVLHAAAHKHVHQLEFNVGEGVGNNVLGTYYVAAAAQRHQAEAFVLVSTDKAVRPSSIMGATKRAAELVVHSLALKKGKTRFNSVRFGNVLGSSGSVLNIFQEQISRGGPLTVTHPEARRFFMTVEEAVQLILQAAAMARGGEIFVLKMGTPVRIMDMARNLVTLSGFELGKDMDIEITGLKQGEKIEEELLEDSSGYAGSEHPDIMILRSENLGLAEFASSMRQLEELCAGGASDKLVRRLRELIPTFTPHASHETPSSR, from the coding sequence ATGAAAATCACCTCCAATCCCAAGCGCATGAGCGTGTTCTTCATGGACGCTCTCATCGTGCTGGGCGGGTATTGGTGCGCCTTCCTCCTGCGCTTCGATTTCAACATCGACCCCGAGAACTGGGCCATCATGGTCCGGACCGCTCCCTTCGTCCTGGGAGCCTATCTCCTGGGGTTCAAGCTCTTCTCCCTTTACCGCGGGATATACTATTTCTCGAGCTTCTCGGACCTCATCAACATCACCAAGGCGGTCGCGTTCTCGGCCCTTTGCAGCGGCGCCTTGATTCTTTTCGTTCTCCAGGGGCAGTTTCCGCGCTCGGTCCTGATCCTGCACCCCCTGCTCGCCTATATGGGGGTGGGGGGGCTGCGCTTCGCGATCCGCTGGGGCAAGACCTTCCTCAATCTGCCGCGCTTCTATTCCGGCCCCTACCGGCAGGTCCTGATCGTTGGGGCCGGGGATTTGGGCGAGAGCCTGCTCCGGCAGATGCTCAAGACGCCGGAGCTGCGCTACCGGGTGGTGGGCTTCGTGGACGATGACGCGGCTAAATGGGGGCTCAACATACACGGCTATCCGGTCTTGGGCGCGCTCAAGCTGATCCCGAATCTCCTCAAACGTTACCATATAGACGAGATCGTCATAGCGATCACCTCCCAGAGGGGAGACATCGCGCGCTCCGTGGTCGATGTACTCCAGGGCCTGCGCCGCCGGCCGGACCTCAAGATCGCCCCAAGCCTCGAGGAGATGCTGAGCCCCGCCGGCCCCTCCTTGGCCTTGAGGCGGGTGAGGCCCGCCGATCTTCTCAACCGCAGCGTGGCCAAGCTCGACTCGGCGAAGATTTCCCGCTTCCTCGACGGCAAGACCATCCTCGTGACCGGCTCCGGGGGGACGATAGGGGCCGAGCTCTGCCGCCAGGTGGCGCAATACTCCCCGGCCAAGATACTCCTCATGGAGATCAACGCCACGGGGCTTTTCTACGCCGAGAGCGATCTCAAGAAGAAGTGCTCCGCCGAGATCGTTCCCATCCTGGGCAGCATCCGAGACCAGAAGCTTCTCGAGCAGGTGTTTTCCCGGCACAAGCCCCAGGTGGTCCTGCACGCCGCGGCCCACAAGCACGTGCACCAGCTCGAGTTCAACGTGGGGGAGGGTGTCGGCAACAACGTGCTCGGGACCTATTACGTGGCCGCCGCCGCCCAGCGCCATCAAGCCGAGGCCTTCGTCCTGGTCTCCACCGACAAGGCCGTGCGGCCCTCGAGCATCATGGGGGCCACCAAGCGCGCGGCCGAGCTCGTGGTCCACAGCCTCGCCCTCAAGAAGGGAAAGACGCGCTTTAACTCCGTGAGGTTCGGCAACGTCCTGGGAAGCTCGGGCTCGGTGCTCAATATATTCCAGGAGCAGATCTCCCGCGGGGGGCCGCTTACCGTCACCCACCCCGAGGCCAGGCGCTTTTTCATGACGGTGGAGGAGGCGGTGCAGCTCATCCTCCAGGCCGCCGCGATGGCGCGCGGGGGGGAGATATTCGTGCTCAAGATGGGGACTCCCGTGCGCATCATGGACATGGCGAGGAACCTCGTCACTTTGTCCGGATTCGAGCTTGGCAAGGACATGGACATCGAGATCACCGGCCTCAAGCAGGGCGAGAAAATCGAGGAGGAGCTGCTGGAGGATTCGAGCGGCTACGCGGGGTCGGAGCATCCCGACATCATGATCCTGCGCTCCGAGAACTTGGGCCTCGCGGAGTTCGCGTCCTCCATGAGGCAATTGGAGGAGCTATGCGCCGGCGGCGCCTCGGACAAGCTCGTGCGCCGCCTGCGCGAGCTCATCCCTACCTTCACGCCCCACGCCTCCCATGAAACGCCCTCGTCGCGCTGA
- a CDS encoding O-antigen ligase family protein: MIPGTALLLSRACLLSAVFLGPLAFGCVEPLPLALLEILAFLGLFFCALSGPRGRRGFLDRSFLPAFLLFGALGWLQLIQARSPVDPRTSFLFTAYAHGTRESLVLWAAGAAILWSVPRAFESRRSLRGLAWALFLSGALVSGLGLWQQSHGNSAIYGWRPVSEDYKPFGPYYNRDHAGWMLVISALMGCGLLAARIAAPGRTPFPGARAREAADKALIVGLLSLIGAAIIATGSRGAPISLLAALGLASYLSMEFIERESLRRASRLALGVAACGFLGLAYFSKAWIGVRAGTWDFSVLTRFSLYRGGLELFMDYPFFGTGLGAFRATFPLYQSPGVAGLAAHVHSDWLELLIEAGAIGFGLYIAGLSSFLRFMLRRWIFCASMEMRCLLGAALAAVAACLIHGLLDFSLAIPANVALFLILLGFMGAAETCMSPEAGGRVRPPASGGALLWKFFLCGIGLGGGALAALPGLAALHALEAQAAPLVARPALLERALCWDPRPDYRLRLSAAYMDLSRQDKARRRQYLRQALAQARMALEAEPLSLVFRRQEARLAKILARAGESPEAQPSGAAELTRRLGPIPHEGRVLEVSPFPWPEGIQARCWRYRGRDYVLVENKSEDSYLRAPQAALGGAWRPLFSRFRDVKQELTLYRKGYYLRPGQALALESRFSLKKIIPML, translated from the coding sequence ATGATCCCGGGGACCGCACTCCTCCTGTCGAGGGCCTGCCTGCTGTCGGCCGTCTTCCTCGGGCCCCTGGCTTTCGGTTGCGTCGAGCCCCTGCCCCTGGCCCTCCTCGAAATCCTGGCGTTTCTGGGCCTTTTTTTTTGCGCCCTCTCCGGCCCGCGCGGGCGGCGGGGATTTCTTGACCGCTCCTTCCTGCCCGCCTTCCTGCTGTTTGGCGCGCTCGGCTGGCTGCAGCTGATCCAGGCCCGCTCTCCCGTGGACCCGCGGACGAGCTTCCTCTTCACGGCCTATGCCCACGGCACGCGCGAGAGCCTGGTCCTATGGGCCGCGGGGGCGGCGATTCTCTGGAGCGTGCCCCGGGCCTTCGAGAGCCGCAGGAGCCTGCGCGGACTCGCCTGGGCCCTGTTTCTCTCCGGGGCCCTGGTGTCCGGCCTCGGCTTGTGGCAGCAGTCCCATGGCAATTCCGCCATTTACGGCTGGCGTCCCGTAAGCGAGGACTACAAGCCCTTCGGGCCGTATTACAACCGCGACCACGCCGGCTGGATGCTCGTGATCTCAGCCTTGATGGGCTGCGGGCTCTTGGCCGCGCGGATCGCAGCCCCGGGGCGAACACCCTTTCCCGGCGCGCGAGCCAGAGAAGCCGCCGACAAGGCCCTGATCGTGGGCCTTCTCTCCCTGATCGGAGCCGCGATCATCGCCACGGGATCGCGCGGCGCCCCGATCTCTCTTCTCGCGGCGTTGGGTCTGGCCTCTTATTTATCCATGGAATTCATCGAGCGGGAAAGCCTGCGCCGGGCTTCACGGCTGGCGCTTGGCGTCGCGGCCTGCGGTTTCCTGGGGCTGGCCTATTTTTCCAAGGCCTGGATCGGCGTGAGAGCCGGGACCTGGGACTTCTCGGTCCTGACCCGGTTCTCCCTTTACCGGGGCGGGCTCGAGCTATTCATGGACTATCCCTTTTTCGGGACCGGGCTCGGGGCTTTCCGAGCGACGTTCCCCCTTTACCAAAGTCCCGGGGTTGCGGGCCTCGCCGCTCATGTCCACAGCGATTGGCTCGAACTCCTCATCGAGGCCGGAGCGATCGGCTTCGGGCTTTACATAGCGGGATTGTCCTCGTTCTTGCGTTTCATGCTGCGTCGCTGGATATTCTGCGCCTCGATGGAGATGCGCTGTCTGTTGGGAGCGGCCCTGGCCGCTGTCGCCGCCTGCCTCATTCACGGGCTGTTGGATTTCAGCCTGGCCATTCCCGCCAACGTAGCCCTTTTCCTGATTCTCCTGGGATTCATGGGTGCCGCGGAAACTTGCATGAGCCCGGAAGCCGGCGGCCGTGTACGGCCGCCGGCGAGCGGAGGGGCGTTGCTCTGGAAGTTTTTTCTCTGTGGTATTGGCCTAGGAGGTGGAGCCCTCGCCGCTCTTCCCGGCCTGGCGGCCCTCCACGCGCTCGAGGCCCAGGCCGCGCCCCTGGTCGCGCGCCCGGCTCTCTTGGAACGGGCATTGTGCTGGGACCCTCGCCCGGATTACCGCCTGCGCCTGTCCGCGGCCTACATGGATTTGTCCCGACAGGATAAGGCGAGGCGCAGGCAATACCTGAGGCAAGCGCTCGCCCAGGCCCGCATGGCTCTTGAGGCGGAGCCCCTCAGCTTGGTATTCCGGCGCCAGGAGGCTCGTCTGGCCAAGATTCTGGCGCGCGCCGGGGAGTCCCCCGAGGCCCAGCCCTCCGGAGCCGCGGAGCTCACGCGCCGCCTGGGGCCCATTCCTCATGAGGGACGTGTCCTAGAGGTAAGCCCGTTCCCTTGGCCCGAGGGCATTCAGGCGAGGTGTTGGCGCTACCGCGGCCGCGACTATGTCTTGGTTGAGAATAAGAGCGAGGACTCCTACCTGCGCGCGCCCCAGGCCGCGCTCGGGGGGGCTTGGAGGCCTCTTTTTTCGCGCTTCCGGGATGTCAAGCAGGAACTCACGCTCTACCGCAAAGGCTATTACTTGAGGCCAGGCCAAGCCCTAGCCCTCGAGAGCCGCTTCTCCTTAAAAAAGATCATCCCTATGCTATAA
- a CDS encoding polysaccharide biosynthesis/export family protein has product MRLRRFFLLAALLFHGACASAPPTGESESAQGPAIASQREDAALSRLLKKVELGERSYKISPGDLLEITLYREKDMDRVVRVGPKGTIVFPLLGRLKIGGLDTSVAERMLRRKLRKFLKNPEVFIVIKEYANRQVYILGEVQRPGPYLLSAEVSLSILELVTMAGGFTPYAALNRTRVIRKVDRSDHTFIVDMAAVMKKGEQSKDIILQPNDIVYVPERLF; this is encoded by the coding sequence ATGCGTCTCCGGCGGTTTTTTCTCCTCGCGGCGCTTCTATTCCACGGCGCCTGCGCGAGCGCCCCTCCGACGGGAGAATCCGAATCAGCCCAGGGCCCCGCCATTGCTTCCCAGCGGGAGGACGCGGCCTTGAGCCGTCTTCTCAAAAAGGTGGAGCTGGGCGAGCGCTCCTATAAGATCAGCCCGGGAGATCTCCTCGAAATCACCCTCTACCGCGAGAAGGACATGGACCGTGTGGTGCGCGTGGGGCCCAAGGGCACCATCGTTTTCCCGCTCCTGGGCCGGCTCAAGATCGGGGGCTTGGATACCTCCGTGGCCGAGAGGATGCTGCGCCGCAAGCTCCGAAAATTCCTCAAGAATCCCGAAGTGTTCATCGTCATCAAGGAGTACGCCAACCGCCAGGTTTACATTTTGGGGGAGGTGCAGAGGCCCGGCCCGTACCTTCTCTCGGCGGAAGTCTCGCTTTCCATCCTGGAACTGGTCACCATGGCCGGGGGATTCACCCCGTACGCCGCCTTGAACAGGACCCGGGTTATCCGCAAGGTCGACAGGAGCGATCATACCTTCATCGTGGACATGGCCGCCGTGATGAAGAAGGGGGAGCAAAGCAAGGACATCATTCTCCAGCCCAACGACATCGTTTACGTCCCCGAGAGGCTTTTCTAG
- a CDS encoding phospholipid carrier-dependent glycosyltransferase: protein MGKKTLALAAPGMAHLLLLAAAFALCGIGATPDSTYYVSAALNLKAGLGFSSSILPWDARAQALPLATWPPIYPILLALWPGASMEAAARWLNLAFVLSNTWILAWIVHRQGRGLSAAALAGAAMAVSPAMFLVHDSVFSEPPFLFFLLLGLFCQERIILTGKLSWLLAGAAAIAAASMTRYIGVAAIACGVLAIAAGGVGGRGHRLSSAALFGASASLPLGLWLLRNVRLTGTMTGHRGVCVYTWTKAAWDAVSSLAYWFLPSFLPARAAAFLFLGLLAGALAILGRTWSQGGLQEGDFHGGPYSAFIPAYLVLTTAIFLTAQVDWLHSRYLAPIFPAVLALAALAGARLRFGFRTRIAAALVFLVFPALNTARDVAYLRLRAQGVGYGAKKWRQADIIIAAKKGAPPFAGAGPVFSNTADVLLYYSGRPCHYLPERLGDPGKILAALHKSLGKGGIIVYAAMRDSRSNLIPESMIAASSLFVLKKEFAKGKVYAPVRPHGR from the coding sequence ATGGGCAAGAAAACCCTGGCTCTGGCCGCGCCCGGCATGGCCCATCTTCTCCTGTTGGCCGCGGCTTTCGCGTTATGCGGCATCGGCGCCACTCCCGACTCCACTTATTACGTTTCCGCCGCTCTTAATCTCAAGGCCGGCCTGGGATTCTCCTCGTCCATCCTGCCCTGGGACGCTCGGGCCCAGGCCCTGCCCTTGGCGACCTGGCCTCCCATTTATCCCATCCTCCTCGCGCTCTGGCCCGGGGCGAGCATGGAGGCGGCGGCGCGCTGGCTCAACCTGGCCTTCGTCCTCTCCAATACCTGGATTCTCGCTTGGATCGTCCACCGACAGGGGCGGGGCCTGTCCGCGGCCGCGCTGGCCGGGGCTGCCATGGCGGTCTCCCCGGCCATGTTCCTGGTGCATGACTCCGTGTTTTCGGAGCCTCCTTTTTTATTTTTCCTCCTGCTGGGGCTTTTCTGCCAGGAGAGGATCATCTTGACGGGAAAGCTCTCTTGGCTGTTGGCGGGGGCGGCGGCCATAGCGGCCGCTTCCATGACCCGCTATATCGGAGTGGCCGCGATCGCCTGCGGGGTCTTGGCGATCGCGGCAGGGGGGGTGGGAGGGCGCGGGCACAGACTTTCTTCCGCGGCCCTGTTCGGGGCGAGCGCCTCTTTGCCGCTCGGGTTGTGGCTGCTGCGCAACGTGCGGCTCACCGGCACCATGACGGGCCACCGCGGGGTCTGCGTCTACACCTGGACGAAAGCCGCGTGGGACGCGGTTTCAAGCCTGGCCTATTGGTTTTTGCCTTCTTTTCTCCCGGCGCGGGCGGCCGCGTTCCTGTTCCTGGGCCTGCTGGCGGGGGCTCTCGCGATTCTCGGCCGGACTTGGAGCCAAGGCGGGCTCCAAGAGGGGGACTTCCATGGCGGCCCCTACAGTGCCTTCATCCCGGCCTATCTCGTCCTGACGACCGCTATTTTCCTCACCGCCCAGGTGGACTGGCTGCACAGCCGGTATTTGGCTCCGATATTTCCGGCGGTTCTGGCGCTCGCGGCCTTGGCCGGGGCGCGCCTGCGCTTCGGGTTCCGGACGCGGATCGCCGCGGCCCTGGTTTTCCTCGTTTTCCCCGCCCTCAACACCGCTCGGGACGTCGCCTATCTGCGCTTACGCGCGCAGGGAGTGGGGTACGGAGCCAAGAAATGGCGCCAAGCCGATATCATCATCGCCGCCAAGAAAGGCGCCCCGCCATTCGCCGGAGCGGGACCGGTATTCAGCAACACGGCGGACGTGCTCCTCTATTACTCGGGCAGGCCCTGCCACTATCTCCCGGAGCGCCTTGGCGATCCGGGAAAAATCCTCGCGGCCCTCCATAAATCCTTGGGGAAAGGCGGCATCATCGTTTACGCGGCGATGAGGGATTCGAGGTCTAATCTGATTCCTGAATCGATGATTGCGGCATCCTCCCTATTCGTTCTGAAGAAAGAATTCGCGAAGGGGAAGGTCTACGCTCCGGTGCGACCCCATGGCCGTTGA
- a CDS encoding UbiA family prenyltransferase, which translates to MAVEFSTGTPAGFLDRSLPLCVDMDGTVVKTDTLFEALLRLMNRRPSRLFLIPAWLARGRAFFKQELARHAELNVAQLPYNQALLSYLRQEADLGRRLVLVTGADKSLAEAVAAGLDLFSGVYASDGKVNLVGAEKARFLRGLFGGKGFLYAGNAADDLPVWRLAKGAILVNGGRRFEGRLGGIPILKIADGSRGLASAVVKAIRVHQWPKNILVVAGLLSSHQIFRIEKLVQAALAFAAFSLTASSVYLLNDLLDLGADRGHPERSGRPLANGDLPLEAGLALMPLLLAAGLGLGALLPAGFLDFLLLYCALTTLYSFYLKRLIIADILCLAGLYTLRVLAGGAATGISISNWLLSFSMFLFLSLATVKRVSELMFRAASPESASGRGYQSQDISFLSNLGVVSGCLAALVFALYIESPSVRPLYRQPELLWLICPLLLYWILRVWFITSRRRMSYDPVVFALRDQVSWIIAAAGATVLYWAS; encoded by the coding sequence ATGGCCGTTGAATTCTCCACGGGAACGCCCGCGGGGTTTCTAGACAGAAGCCTGCCTCTCTGCGTGGACATGGACGGGACCGTGGTCAAGACGGACACCCTGTTCGAGGCCCTGCTCAGGCTCATGAATCGTAGGCCCTCTCGCCTGTTTCTGATTCCGGCTTGGCTGGCGCGGGGAAGGGCCTTCTTCAAGCAGGAACTTGCCCGTCATGCGGAGCTGAATGTGGCGCAATTGCCATACAACCAGGCTCTCCTATCCTATTTGAGGCAAGAGGCCGATCTTGGCCGCCGCCTCGTACTAGTCACCGGGGCCGACAAGAGCCTCGCCGAGGCCGTGGCGGCCGGCTTGGACCTGTTCTCGGGGGTTTACGCCTCCGATGGGAAGGTCAACCTGGTCGGGGCGGAGAAGGCGCGGTTTTTGCGCGGCCTTTTCGGGGGAAAAGGCTTCCTCTACGCGGGCAACGCGGCCGACGACTTGCCGGTCTGGCGCTTGGCCAAAGGCGCGATTCTGGTCAACGGAGGCCGAAGGTTCGAGGGCCGGCTCGGGGGGATTCCCATTCTCAAGATAGCCGACGGCTCCCGCGGGCTTGCCTCCGCCGTCGTGAAAGCCATCCGCGTCCACCAGTGGCCTAAAAATATCCTGGTTGTGGCCGGCCTCTTGAGCTCCCACCAGATATTTCGAATCGAGAAGCTGGTCCAGGCGGCCCTGGCCTTTGCCGCCTTCAGCCTCACGGCCTCGAGCGTGTATCTCCTGAATGATTTGCTGGACCTAGGAGCCGACCGGGGCCATCCTGAACGAAGCGGCAGGCCCTTGGCGAACGGGGACTTGCCGCTTGAGGCGGGGCTCGCCCTCATGCCTCTTCTTCTGGCCGCGGGCTTGGGCCTGGGAGCGCTTCTGCCCGCGGGCTTCCTCGATTTTCTGCTCCTCTACTGCGCCCTCACCACGCTTTACTCTTTCTACCTTAAGAGGCTCATCATCGCCGACATCCTGTGCTTGGCCGGCCTCTATACTTTGAGGGTCCTGGCCGGGGGGGCGGCCACGGGGATTTCCATATCAAACTGGCTGCTTTCGTTCTCCATGTTTCTTTTCCTGAGCCTGGCCACGGTCAAGAGAGTTTCCGAGCTCATGTTCCGCGCGGCATCCCCTGAAAGCGCCTCGGGGCGCGGCTATCAGTCCCAGGACATTTCCTTCCTGTCCAACTTGGGGGTGGTCTCCGGGTGCCTGGCCGCCCTCGTGTTCGCGCTCTACATCGAGAGCCCCAGCGTGCGCCCCCTCTATCGCCAGCCCGAGCTCCTGTGGCTCATCTGCCCCCTGCTCCTATATTGGATACTGCGCGTCTGGTTCATCACCAGCCGCCGGCGCATGAGCTACGATCCGGTCGTTTTCGCCCTGCGCGACCAGGTGAGCTGGATCATCGCCGCGGCTGGCGCCACGGTCCTTTACTGGGCGAGTTAA